Within Phycodurus eques isolate BA_2022a chromosome 7, UOR_Pequ_1.1, whole genome shotgun sequence, the genomic segment TAGACATTGTATTTGATAGCCTTTGAGTGAATGCTCAATGTATGTACatgaatatttgtttgatgCTCTATAGCATTAGTACTGATACTTTTCTCGAACCATTCAGACGGATATTTGTTTAATATATAATCAAATGCTCGATCgcatttgtacaaatgcttGTCCCTCAGCATTCAGACAGATCTGATATATAAACTCTCAGCATGAACACAAATCTTTGATGAATCAATTCAAATCAATGAATAGTATTCACACAAATGGCCGACTCTCAATATTCACATGAATCTTTGACGTTTGATAGCACGAGTACAAATACtcgtctctcagcattcacccATTTCTTATGGTGCGCATGCATGAGTGCAGGTTTGACCTCACCTTCCCCGTTGACGTCGATCCTCTTGTAGATGAGCGTGACGATTTCTTCGGGGGGGATTTCGTAGCTCCTCGTGATGTCTTGGATGGCCTGGTGGGAGATACTCTGCTCAGGAGCATGCAGTTTATGACCCAATACAGAAAAGATACATCGGCATTGTCTTACGGCCATACAGCAATACTTTTGGGACATAGGACTTTTAAGTTTCCACTGTAAATCCACATCAGCCGTACAGCAGCAAGCACAAATCTGAACTGAATTGGACTTCATATTTGAGCACTTGCGGAGGCTCAGTTGGGATTTCACATCGGCACGGTCTTTCGGCTGTGCAGCATTGTCAACATCaattgaactccaaattgtagcacttttggaggttccactgtaaatacACATCGGCATGGTCTTACGGCCGTACAAAAATTGCAAACCTGAATGAAACTAAACATTTGAGCTAttttcagaggttccactgtaaatacACATCGGCATGGTCTTACGGACGTACAAAAATTGCAAACCTGAATCAAACTAAAAATTGCAGCAATTTGTggaagttccactgtaaatgCACAGTGGGGTGGTTTTAAAGCCATGCCGCAAGTACCCGAATTGAactgaattccaaattgtagcCTTTTTAGAGGTTCCAATTTGATTTCACATTGGCTTGGTCTTAAGGCCATGCACAAGTGGAAATCTGAATTTAACTCAAAATTGCACCAATTTTGAAACTTCCATTGCAATTTCACACTGGCATGGTTCTAAGGCCCTGCAGCAAGTGCAAACCAAAATTCACTTCCAAGTTGCACAACTTTTCGAGGTTCCTTTGTATCTCACGGTATAAGTATGAGGAAGTGCAGACTAGTTTAGTGAGGCTAAAAATAAGAAGTCCTGGATTAGACCTTGTGTCAACTTTCATTCACTTAAGATCACTTCCATTAAGCACTCACACTTTTTTGGAATCTCCcagtcgtaaaaaaaaaaaaaagaaaaaaaaaaacacgacataCCTTAAATATGGTCTCCATTTCATCCTTGTCGATTTTGCCGTTTCCGTCCTGGTCGAAGAGCTTGAAGTACCACTTGAGCTTCTGGTTGACTTCTCCCTTCAGGAGCAGACTGATGGCGGCGATGTATTCCACAAAGTCGATGTAGCCGTCCTGCAAaagtaaacaagatgagaaattCACTCAGATTATTTATTCCCATATACTGGCATCGTTTGCTTCTTCTCACCCCGTCCATGTCGAAGGTGAAGAAGACCTGGTCCACGTAGCTGCTGGCCTCCGCCGTCATGCCGTTCAGCTCCAGCATAGTCTTGAGCTCAAAGAGCGTGATGAGGCCCGACGGCGACTCCCTCATGAACTTGGTGTACCAGTGGTGCATGTCCTCCTCCAGGATGTCGTCCATGTTGGAGCTATAAGCGCCCATGCTGGCTGGACTGCTCCTCACAATGCGGAGGTAGAGAAGCCCCGGCGGGAACGGAACCAGCGAGGGGAACGTCAGTCGGCCCCGCGCAAAAGGCTGAATGTAATCTTCTTGATCTTGCCAGGAGCCAAAAGCAGACATAACCCTTTAATGGGATAACAGGGGCAAGACTTCTCAGAAGCTCCGGGAGACGGCACCGTGATGGGTGAGGTCTTGGTTTTCGGAGGCAGACACCGAGAGCCTTATTTTGTACTTAAGTCACTTGTATGTTTGGCATCAAACTTCCTTTCCATTAAAAATAGAACTCAAATCACTACTAGAGGTAGTAGTCTGCTTCTCGGCTACTGTTGAGGTACCTTTGAGCAAGGCCCTGCCCTCGTTTTAGTTATAGTCTCCTGCGCGCGGGTGAGGGGGAGCGGGGGGCGATAGGTAGGTTGGTGCCCCCGAACCAATGTTTTTCTATCGGGCAAAAAGTCCATTAGCACCCCCATCGAAGAATGTATTTTGACTGGGAAACATTAGGCtgtccacaataaaaggccTCTAAAATGTGCAGTGTACATTTTCCATGCAAAATGCTTCTACGTGGTTCTGCAATATCCCGTGCCTACCAATTGATAGTATATAAGCATGGTTGTCATAATAACATGTAGTTTGCACCCTTCTTTACAAACACTAagatccagtacaagagctgAATGGCAAACTGACAAAGTTATATTGGATACTGTcaagatattatatatatatttttttaaaatatacagaTGGCAACATGCACAACAAgtgttttaaaatgagaatgacAAATACAAGTTTAAGCAGAGAGCAGCACTGACTCACGAGTGGCCTCAGTGGAACTCTGATGCACTAATCTGGggatgcttttaaaaaaatggctctCAATCCCATAGTGTCTATTTTCAGCACATCTCTATTTTGCTGTTTTGAATGGGGGCCGGAGCAAAACATAGTCTAATCTATACAGTTTCTCAAAATCTCGTACATGTGCCGTTATGCTTCGAGCTACATGCTATTTACGTCCAGTGGCATCTGCTGgggaaattgttttaatttaatttcctgCCTTATGGTTATCATCACAATTTGTAAAATCTCGCACCTGTCATCTATGACCAAACTAAACCCCCTgaccactttattaggtacacttggaATCCAAAAGgtatacagcggtgccttgagatacgacttTAGAAAAACGCTTGTATCtcgaatcatctttccccattggagTTAATGGTAAAAATAGTGCTTCTTAATCTGAAAAATAGCGCtcttataatattgtacttcataaaaacccACAGTAACAACatagcaaaacaaaatgaaaacaaatgaaactatttttgccacattttttgctgctccttctggtgtacgCGCTTTGGCCACTTAGGAGCAGTATaaacagacatacagatatacgGTCACAATTCctcagtaagatgcagtaagattagttgttcttcacagAGCATAACGCCTGTGAATAGTGTTATATGATCTTTCAATGTGTTGcttcaccgtttgtgttcaaacatccatcGCTTAAAGGGTTTTAACGCTGTGACtttgatgctatttgttagcacaTCTATGGCCTTTTGTATGGCTTGCTAGGATTAAGCTTAACTGACTTCCCTAAGGCAACGCTGTTGCTGATTTAAATACACtaaattctatttgttttacgtttagtttggcagtaaatgtcaactgggagtggcaataataAGCTTGAAGCCTCCTTTTTTGAAGCGTCAAACCGCATCgttgtgaagtgagtcgagTGGACTGCCACCATACAGAAATTGGTTGAAACACAGCTCGTATCTCAGGAAAATAAATCAGCAAtcttgtatctcaaagcaccactggaTGATATAGAATATATTACAAACACACCTGATTAGACAACATGCATCTGTACTCCTATtcgaaataaagtaaaactactcactctTCGAAAATGCCGGGAACAGGAAGCGTCAGTTTGTCGCCAAGCTTCTCAGCTCATTTCCCATGTATAGTCATTAGCCACTGTGGCAATTgtattgctcatattgtactgaTCTCCATTTCCTGTTCTAGGGTTATCATGACACATTTCCTCTTCTGCAGTAGAATCACGCACAAATAAAAAGCCCCCtaaaaaaagccaaacacagTCGGCACACATTAGGCCTTTAATGGGAACTGTCAAGAACAACCTCAATCGGTCTGGACGATGATGAGGTAATTAgtttgatgaaaacaaaatagcaTCAGGATGTTTGTTCCCGACAATTTGGCATAAACACGTTTAATCCAGTTAGTGGCGCAGACAAACATGTCAGCGGCAAAAGAGATTTTTGGCGGGATTACAGTCAGAGTGAGTGACTTTGTCCCTTGATGTGTTACTAGATAgccaatgaatctttttttttttaataataatgtattttttttcaaatgtgaactTGCATTTTATTCATTGGACAGGAATAACATGTAAGTCCACATTTTGTGAGGATTTTCTTAAGAATAAAAAGTGTGTGAGGATTTCCTGGTACATTTGTCAGTGGGCAGCAACGACAGAaatagacatacagtacaggaaACAGTGCAGCAGGAACAACTGCGCCCTCTGTTGTTCGACCACAAGAAAAACACTTGGAAGGCTTACAAAATGTAGTCAGCAATCCTCcattttacaacaaaaagaGGGATCGTTATCATGTACTCGAAGGCCATCCTCTTGCTAATATTCACCAGTTAATATCATAAAAAGCTTATTTAAAATATGCACACAACTCGCCTTTATAAAGACAATAATACTCTGTTTTACATGACACCGATCCCACATGTTCATATGAATGTCAAACCTGTCATATACGTATGTGACAGCAAACTAAACCCAGCCGCTTTGGATATacattcattaggtacacctgcacaatctaatttgCAGAGCCTCTCACTGACGTGAGGTCACAATGAGCTTTGAACAAAATTATTTGGAAAACGAACAAtccattattatattattattaagtccgtataaatatatataattacaattgagtgaatgatttttaaaaatatatatatgtatatattttgtttgtttgtttttgtttgttttgtttacagcaCGATGAGCAAGTGGTAAGAATGACTGCCTTGCAGTCAGGAGATCTGGGTTTGACTCCCCAAAACACGCGTGCTAGGTTATTTgtagactaaattgtccaaGTAAGTGTGAACACTTGTTTGTGTACACATGCCCCGTGACCGCCTGGCGACCACCCCAGGGTGTAACCCGAGCCTGAATCCTAATAACGATCGCTTgacattgtgcaggtgtacctccttgatgtctatatatatatatatataatgacatTTACACACTAATGCTTGGTCGTTGAAGATGATTTGTATGCCACAAATGTGTGACTGCGTGGTTGCCCGCACTTGTGCCGTCATGTGCACTTTGGAGAACAACCCACCTCATGACAACTTGAGGGAAACAGGGTCGATGTACAAAGAGGACGCGGGGGACGCGTCGCTATCCTGCTGATCGTAGAGGAACTGTCTGAGCACGTTGTACACCATCTCCCTGCTCAGCGTGAACCTCCGCAGCTGCTCCTCGTGCTCCTCGGGCATGACGAACGTCAGCTGGTACTCGGCGATCACCGAGTCGTTCCTGGAGAATTAGAAGACGACGACAAGCTCAACTTTCGTGTtttgacggggggggggggggaattttctgtgtttttgaTAAGAAAAAGAGCACTCAACAGTATTGAATACTACATAAACATACACTAATATAATTATGAAACAGAATGTGAAAGATTAAACAGTttatgcatcat encodes:
- the guca1c gene encoding guanylyl cyclase-activating protein 3 — encoded protein: MSAFGSWQDQEDYIQPFARGRLTFPSLVPFPPGLLYLRIVRSSPASMGAYSSNMDDILEEDMHHWYTKFMRESPSGLITLFELKTMLELNGMTAEASSYVDQVFFTFDMDGDGYIDFVEYIAAISLLLKGEVNQKLKWYFKLFDQDGNGKIDKDEMETIFKAIQDITRSYEIPPEEIVTLIYKRIDVNGEGELTLEEFISGAREHPDIMEMLTKMMDLTHVLEIIIMGQCKKSK